From Daucus carota subsp. sativus chromosome 6, DH1 v3.0, whole genome shotgun sequence:
ACATTGTCATCTTTGAACATTGGAAAAGTAATACTCCCGTCAATTTTGATAtccatcttttattttttttaacgcatattttaaaatatgttaattGTTTAATCAATGatgttatttttagtttttgtttaacaaaattattatatcaatatatttttttaaaatattatttgaaaataatatttataacttgtgATCAAGTATGTTAAAACGCGTGTAAATAAGTTACCAGGCAAATACGGAACGAGCGTATAGCAACTTTTCACCGATTAGAATCTTGGGCCTAGCCTGCTGCGTGGTATAAATTGGCATGTCATTTGGCACATAAATTCCGACGTAAAAAGCTGAATAAATTAGGACAGAATTAGCCCAAGTTCAATTTTTCAGTGCTGAGCCCAATGAAGAGATACAGAATTCTCAAATGGGGCGTCCGCTTCAGCCCAGATTTTAAATTCAGCGCTGAGCACAGAGCCCGTTGAtacatcccaaattagatgaggtctgggcacgtaatttaaggtgtaCTATAAGCTTATAggccgtgcaaggcacgggagctttttaattatttataaaccttttaaatacattttaaatggtgtgaaaaaatttaatttataaataataaattaaaattatatgtatcatgccaaagtattaaattattatcaatttttaaattattttaagtaaaatatgtgacgccaattcttattagattatatttataaatgtatttttatattagaattattatgtgattaaaattttttttttaaaaatttttatggttcgagattaaaattgataaacacagtttgttttgaattaagacgatgaatcataaacatgtaataagattgtaaaatttgttttggattaagaaattatttttgtattcgttcctcacataaatcgggcttattaattttagaatatattagataaaaataattttgtgacgacgcgatttatatgattctacaaataaaattggtagtaaatatttattttcgaataaaaaaaatcataaacaggTGAAatatagaatttgttttggattcagaaaaggaattataaacatgcaagtagatatcaattGTCTTATGGAATGGaagttaattttattctaatctaacggtgcttatttgttcaatatacgatccgatggataaatctaattttgtgacggtgcgatttatacgattctacaattaaaatttgtgggaaatattttttttgtattaaaaaaaaccaaaaacacatgaaagacggaatttgttttggattcagaaaaggaattataaacatgcaagtagatgtcaatttccttatagaacaaaatttaattttgttctaatctaacgatgcttatttgttcaatatacgatccaacggatgataagtttttggaccataagaccatgcgaccaaattatctcccttacgcttattatatataagtatataataattgACCGTATAgtttcgaaatttattttttaatttttttttaaatgaaaatttcatatttaaatttttatttgcaaaaataaaaaatataactatgCTGTCAATGAACTTTAAAGTGTGTGCTTACTGTTTGCTGCGTCAAACATAATCTAATTCTGTCCTAATCTAAATCTATTGGCTATTGCGATGCCTGGAGAATGATGATTTTGTTTCGAGATAAACTTCTTAATCCTACATGAATAAAtgatatgaaaattattatAGTTTGAACAAATTTGCTGCTAATTTTTGGTAAACCAGGCATCGCAAGAGCTGGTTGAGGGTAAAAAACTAGACCTATGACACGTACCGACAAGAACATTTAGGATTACAAAACCTGGCCGAGCTTACAAACAAAGGGCCTGTTCACAACTTTGAAACAGAAAAGAActcgtttaattaaaattataaacattctTCAATTACAAAAGATGATTTTTGTTTAAGATCGTATTTGTACAGGTTACAGAATTCGACACAACTTTCTACAAAAATTTACGAAACCACACTTTTCTACAAAAGTCAAGTAATTTAAAGATAAAGAGGGCTTTTGTTATGTAAATTAACAGGATGTTAACTTCGCAGTTACAGTTGTCATTCGCAGAATTTTGGCTCAATTTTGGTTGATGATCCAGCTAAATCAGAGTACGCCTTTGCAACAAACTGGATCAACAAccttactaaataagaaaagatctCACCTTCTTGATCTTCTTACCATCTGTCCTTCCCCTCGCGCTTCCACCAGCCTTGATTTTGAACCACTACCCTGCACGACAGGAAGCCTCTCCTGAACTAGTTGAACAGGATCATTTGGATGCCGTGATTGTGCCAGTTGGCGGACTGGACTAGGAAACTCTCCGGCTGAACCTGTCCTAGAACTCGACAATATCTGGTCCCTGAGACCCTTCACGGATTTATATCGCTGCAAATCATCTCCATATCCTTTTCGTGGAGTTTGCTTTTCAAACTCAACTATTCTCTCCTGATTGAGCGCATCTCCAGATTGCTGCATAGTTTTGGTATGGCCACCCCATTCAACCCCATCTGAAACGCTCCTCTGAATTAAAGTGATTTTCCTTGGAACGTCACCAGAGATAGAATTCCTGCCTCTCATTTTGTCATCGACCGAAACTCTTCTAGTATCATGAGCAGTGGTAGACGTGTGGTTCCATTTAAAGCTCTTATTGTTGTTGTCCATGTTCAATTCTATAGAATGAAGATCGCTTTCCCTGGAATCCTCATCAGTATCAATCTCATTCTCTACCTCTCCATCATCTTTATCATCATTCTGATCAAAATCAAAGTTCATCCTCTTTAAGTAGGTAGGAATCTCATCATTGTCCCCAGTAGTCACTGGACGAGCACCCTTTTTCTTAGGTTTCTTGGGTCTGAGAAAAGCTTCAAGTTGATTCCTCAGCTTGTCAACAACTGCATTTTTCTCTTCAAACTGGTGTTTAGCTTCTGAGAGTTTcatctgaactctttcttctcTCAACTTATCAGCTAACTGAAGCATCTCCCTTTCCCGTTCAACCTCTTCGTGAGCTTTTGCAGACTCCCTCTTCAGCACTTCAACTTCAGCCCTATCTCCACCAATATCTGCCGCTAATTCATCACAGACTTGCTCCAGTACCTCTCTTGCTCTCTTCTCGCTCTCTAGGTCTTTCACTGTTTTCAATAATAATGCTTTCGTATCAGCTAGTTCTCTTCCAAGCTTTTTGTTGAAGCTCTCAGAACGACGTCTTAATTTCCTCTCCATATCAAGTTCACCTGCAATAGACTCAATAGCAGCCTCTACTGCTTGTTGCTGTTTACTTTTCCACGATGCCTTCTCTTTAGCAAAACATTTGaccataaaatttatttcattttgcTCAGAAAGCTGTTCCTTTATAAGCCTATTCACCTGCAGACGAGTTCTTTCGAGCTCAGCATGCAAGGCTGAGACTAGAGATGCACTTGATGTCGGCGGGTCATTGTGAGACCAGATGCGGACAATTATTTTCAGCAACTCTCTAGATGTGGTCAAAGCATTACTAACATCCTTTAGTCGGGTCCTAACACCAATTGCAGGCCCACTGGGAGTCTGGGCTTGTGATCTAGTTTCAATCTGCAGTAAATTGACAGAGTGAATAAACTTCAAACACATACATTTTTAAGCTTACACAGATAAATATAGTTGGAAgcgcaaaaatatataaaaggaaTATGCCGTTACCTCCATCAGACTTGCACTGCTACGAGAGTCCACTTGCCCAACAGTTTCTAATGAAAGTCTATGCCTCTGAGAAACTGAGGGTGTCCTCCTCTGAATGCTACCCGCAACAGACCTATCCATTCTCTGCAGATACAGGCCCAGTGGAACTATTAGAATCTAAAACAGTTTGCTGTGGTAAAAACTCCAGCAAAGGCACATAAGTCAACCACAGACCATATTACAACAAATGACTAAAATTCTGAGCATTAGATGTATTGCTTCGTTTAATAAACagttcaaaatataaatacagtATATGCATaaagacaataaaattttaagtttcaaaCAATGAATTAAGTTCCAAGAATCAAGAAGCTCATGTATTCGACTAGATTTAAATAGCTAAAAACTAAAATAGTTAAGCAGCTCTCTTAAGCTTATTGCATTTATGGTTAAATCTGGAAACCAATCTCAGAAAAGAATAAATTTTTCCAAGAAGAGTACGAAACAGAGTGGGTTCGCATCTCAAACATATGACAATTTTGGTAGTATTTTCATGTTATCAAAACAAGCCCTAAACTTAAATATGACAATTTGACACCCGAAACCAATTCTTATCATTGCTAGTTACTAACATGACACATATTTCCATTTGGACACTATTCCTAGTTTATCGAATCCAAGGAACCTAAAAATCCACAAAATATCAGGATAGCCCATCAGGAAACAGAAGGTGAAATGTACTAAAACCACCCGTAACTAACTAGACAGACATGAATCAACTAAaagtaaattattttaagctgAACAATTATCAGAAGCATCTTGAATTCACCACAAGTCCACAACTATAAGAACACAAGAGCTAGCATTTCTAGTCAGAGAGATACAGACAACTGATACAAGTCATTTTCAACATAATAAACAAGCTCAACCCCGGGTTACATCTTAATCCATTGACAATAATCGAGTCTGGCTTTGGATCATGTGTCGTGTCCGACATTGACACCCCTAGGCCTGTTCCTAATTTCTACCAACCGAAACAACCTTAAATTAAAACACATACATAAACCAGCCTATATGTCAATTCATCCACCAAATCcttatatattacaatatagaAACAACCATAACAACATCAAAACATAGGAAGAGGAAAAACCCACCTCAGAAACAGGACTATGTGATGGATCAGACAAATGAGGAGGTAAAGAACCAGAAACAACAGACCTCAATCTCTCTTTCTTCTTCATAATCTTCATCTTTTCTTCAATTACTTTTGGCATTTCATTCATTTCCCAGAGCGTAGCAGCCAATTTTCTCGCAGACACAGGCCTAGACTTACTACTCTCATACTTCGGCGACTCAACCACACCTCCACTCCTCAACAACGACGTCGTTTTCCACGTCGGAACCGGCGTGCTGGATCTTGACCCGAGTCCTTTCCGGGTCTTATTACCCACTAAAATGGCCCGTTTAAATCGATAATTGTGAAGCTTAGATGATGTAGAAGACGAAGACGAGCAGCCCCTTTTCCTAATCTTGCAAGAATCATGGATTAAATCTTCCATCACATGATTATGTCTCGACATTTGAGGTTTCTTGAATAAAGTTTGGACCTTTAGACACTAATACTTGTGCAGGTATATAAAGATTGGATTTTGAGTGGGGATTTCAAATGGGTTTGTCTAAAGAAGCTGGTAGATCTGAGAATTGTGATTAGAGATGAGAAAGTGATGAGAAGAATCCTAAGAAACATAGGAAAGTTGTGACCTTTGGTGAAAAAGATAGATACAGATACTGTGTGTATAGCTAGTAGCTAGTACTTAATGGAGGAAGCGGGAGTAGTAAAGAATATGAGAATGTAGATACAAGTGTAGTTGTATGTATAATAATAGTGTAATGTGATGGCCAATGGGGTGATGAAGTAATGAGTGAGGGGAGTAGTACAATATACGCCTGCTGATGAGTTGGGGCAGTGGCAAAAAGGACGACGAGATAGTTGTAAATTGTCCTAATTTCGTGTGAGCTGTCACTACcctttttatcatttttttttaatatgaaaaaataagttagagcatctccaacggcgttggttataatcgtcGGCTAAATTAAAActgtaatgttgtgtttggttggggagaatggaatagaatgaaatgagtaaaattatttgaaactaatagagataggtgGGAAGTTTTGGAATAAATGTAAGTGAGGGCAAATTGCTATGataagatttgagaagaaattgggaGTAGGAGAGAagggagcattccatctcaaattgaacgTATGATCTCTAGCCCataatgtaaggaatggaatggaggaaggaatgaaatttgttaacaattgtccgtaatatagttcatttttcattccattccttccggaatcattcaccccaaccaaacacaacataagacattatgtaaaattttctgaacctgtaagacattttgcttcaatgatactggttatattggttggctataatttaaaaatagtatattattaatattttaaattgttaaaatagaatatatcagttcaatatggtaataaatgatgtacaatcttcctaccgATTTTCTTATAGACTTGTAaagattcgacaaatttagccatccataagaagttggctaaatttatagacaacaggtaaatatggttggagttgagtttttggagctgttgactaattttttttattttaagtatgttaACTCACCTTTTAAcaaagggttttagatggttggagatgctcttataccgCTTCTAAACTCTAAATTATTCCCTCCTCAGCAGATTTATTTTACATGATACTTTTTCgaatctatttttaatataattttaataattaatgattaaatttaattatttatttaattatttattttaaaaataaagtatagtcTTTTtctcatatattaattatatgctagaattgtcattaggtatcttactgaaaaataaaataatacatgtGAATAAAGATAAAACTTATTCTCAATGTTACAATTTGTTATGTGTGTTATTTCACTTGAAAAAAGACTTATCAGAAAATAAGAAATGGGGGAGCATGATTCAAGAACTTGTTCACTTTTGAaaacaatatcaaaatatttgtcCTTATATTTTCAATGCAAGTCTTCTCTAAGTgcttttagtttgtattttcaaCATTAAATTTACACcgcatttaattatttgatctttgttttgtatatttAAGACTAAAATTACAATAAAACATATTCGAAAGCAAGCAAACAGGGTAACTCATGGATTAGCTAGATTGCCTTGTATGATTAACTGTTTTAATGTTTTTACATTTCCTCCTACTCACCTGGTGGAAATTTGTATGCTTGATGCCTCTTTTGAATGAGAAATTTCAggtgctttcaaaaaaaaaaatcacaataaaactaaattttaggCAACATGGTAAATgtaatcaatataattttacataaattttgttattaatattgaaagtatatatgtgtgtaaatTTTTAAGATTGGAGTATTATTGTAAACGAAAGTAGTATCATACTTTCCCGTGAATTGTACATGTTCagaataagaaaaataataatatttttcagatATCAATTATTTTTCAGATATTATTAATACTTCCGAGTGGATTGTATATATTTgggataataatatttttcttataaataaagaaactgaaaaatatttatttataactacTATCATTAATACGCtatttgagaaaaatatttataaattcatgATAAATATGTATAATGTTTCAGCTACCTATTCACTGTTTGTTGAGATTATGCGAAAGAATAAAAGTAAACAATTCGTCTCAACGTCGGTGCACTTTGAATACGATTGAgcgatttaaaattattattaacttCTTAAAAATTAAGTGCGTGAACTAAAAGGTGTTTGATATTTGGCGAAATTTAAACCAATTAAGTGGGAATCAATGAATGATGGCCCAATTTAAGTTAAATTGACGATGGATACCGACGAAAAATGCATATGCGAAATGGATAATCATAAGTCAGAGTAGGGCTGGCCGtcgattttaatattataatttagaccGTTGGATGAACACTGGTTAAACGGTATTTAATTGTTGATTGTATTTAAAATACTAGAATTTGAGCAAATTCGTTATTCTTAAATTTAGCTTTTAAGCATGACACAGATTCTAGTGGCCTAAAGGGAAAATCACTAGACAAAATGAGGGGACAAATTAAATAATAGAGGCTGATAAAAAAACATAGTTAAACTAAAGCTTAGAAGATTATATACATGATGACAACATAATGGTCAAGCACGCTTGATATTCGATAAGGATTTGGGCGTTGTAAAGATTATCCAACACATGGAAAATCACTTTTTGGTTGCATTTCTTTATTGAACAAGTAATTAACGTTTCAACAAAGATTGACACATTCCTTATCCCTGTTTCGTTACAAAAGTTCTGTTAATCGATTGATGCCCTTCATGATTATAGGGCACGTTTACAGCACTATATATTCAGGGAGCTGGCTTTCTTACAGCATGACAACAAAGATTATCGActagtttttcaaaaaaaaaaaaaaaaaagattatcgACTAGGGGTCTTCTTGAGAGTGCTACTCAAAACTGTTGCATCATTAGATAAGTGATGATAAATAAAAGTACAAGGGGACTAGTGTAACTTTTaagcaaaaaaattattattcagaaacgttgttttaaatttaagaAACAGTTTCTTATCTGCAAAAACTTTCCAGTAAAAAGcacttaggttgtgttcacttggagtgaatggaatggaatgaattttgtactctaaaatggtgtTCATCAaacaaaatgtatataattttcattccttcaatcattccaaccTTATTATTTTAATCACCAATAATCTACACACCACAGAAAATGTGACTTGAGATGCATTACTTCATAATTAAATCTACTAATCTACACACCATTTAATAAACTACACCACACAACAGAGAATGCGACTTAAGATGCATTCCTTCATAATTTATCTACTAATCTACACACCACACCCTTAAGATGCATTCTTTCATAATTACATCTAATAATCTACACACCACACTGTAGAATTGACGCGCTGGAACAATATGtacataaatatgaattttccCCTGGCAATAATGAATAGCTACTGAAGATGCACATAAATCGGAGATGATAACAAGTATAGGTGCTCGAGTACCATAGAGGTCTAGAAGCACAAGTAATTCTATAAATTCTTTCTCAATAGTTAGGATTGTCTGAAAAATGCTCTACGTAATAGGTAATCATGACTAGGTAGATGTATGTATGAGTTCAAAAATAACCAAGAAACCTTATTGATCAATGTTAAGTTTAGTTAGGACAGATGAATTTGATGAAGATGGATTTCTTGGACGAGAAGTGCTCTAGCCCGATTAATAGCAGCAAAGCATAGACACAAGTGTTCCTCGAGATCGGAGAGCTGGCGCAGGAAATTCAGATGATTCTTGTAAAGCTGCTTTGCTACCTCTTGGATAGCATGTCTGTCACTACCCCTCTCCAATCCAAGACGAATGAGAAGCTTATCCCCTTCGATTTCAGTATGCAAACGAGCCACCAGGCGGTCTATAGTATCTAAGTCATTAAGCAACACATACGTGTTCTTCGCAGCAGCATCAAGTAATGCCATATGTGCAAGCTCTTTCTTAGTGACATTTGAGGGAAGGAATGTTGAGCATAGAGGGCAGGCAACCAGCGCAACAAGTGCGTGGGTGGCAATGGCAACAGCAGATAAGGTAACACCAACAACTGTCCCAATCAGACAAATGGCACAGCCAACAGTGGCACGTCGAACAAGCCGAATCCTAGAGCGGGACTTGAGGAGGCAGGAATCGAGCTGCCTTTTCAGCTGGGAGAAAGAGTTGCGCATTTCATCGAAGTTATGAAGGTCAGGGTTGGGGAAGGGATTATCTAAGAGATCGAATTCAAGGAATACTTTAAAAGCTTGGTCACACTGTGACTGGTTAAGGAATTCAGAATCAGAGTCAAGGGGAAGGACAGCAATTAGTTTGTGTAAAGGGGTATAATGAGAGCGTGCACGCTGTAAACCATGGTGAAGGAGGAGGCAGAAACGTGAGGTCTGCTCACTTTGTTCAAAATAAGATGATATAAGGCGAGTGAGGGTGCTGTTCTTAGCAGATTCCAATGCCTCCTGGACACATTCTCGATTTGGGTTTAGGACATCTTCTAAAATTTGCCCTTCTTCCTGTCCATCCAAATGCTGTGATTCTACCTCCTGCAGATCAGAGTTGTCAGGGTATAACTTGGACCGTATCTCTCCATAGGAAGTTGTTTGCACTGCAGATTTATATGCATTGCTGAGGTTGACTGTAGGAGAAAGTTGATCACTTGACCCTGGTGTACCCTCATCTGAAGTTCCTGCAATAAACTCGAAAAGAAAGTGTTGGAAGATTATTCTCATTAAAGATTGACAGGGTTTATGAGCTAATACAGAACTGTACCTTGTAAATGTGGTGACAGAGGATGAAGATTTCGGGCAGTTGCTAATGGTGTTGGCCTCAAACAATGGAGCATCTGGGATTATAGACCAGACCCGGTCCTGTGATAAATATGTTAGCAAACATTGCCACTAAA
This genomic window contains:
- the LOC108192905 gene encoding uncharacterized protein LOC108192905 isoform X1, encoding MSRHNHVMEDLIHDSCKIRKRGCSSSSSTSSKLHNYRFKRAILVGNKTRKGLGSRSSTPVPTWKTTSLLRSGGVVESPKYESSKSRPVSARKLAATLWEMNEMPKVIEEKMKIMKKKERLRSVVSGSLPPHLSDPSHSPVSERMDRSVAGSIQRRTPSVSQRHRLSLETVGQVDSRSSASLMEIETRSQAQTPSGPAIGVRTRLKDVSNALTTSRELLKIIVRIWSHNDPPTSSASLVSALHAELERTRLQVNRLIKEQLSEQNEINFMVKCFAKEKASWKSKQQQAVEAAIESIAGELDMERKLRRRSESFNKKLGRELADTKALLLKTVKDLESEKRAREVLEQVCDELAADIGGDRAEVEVLKRESAKAHEEVEREREMLQLADKLREERVQMKLSEAKHQFEEKNAVVDKLRNQLEAFLRPKKPKKKGARPVTTGDNDEIPTYLKRMNFDFDQNDDKDDGEVENEIDTDEDSRESDLHSIELNMDNNNKSFKWNHTSTTAHDTRRVSVDDKMRGRNSISGDVPRKITLIQRSVSDGVEWGGHTKTMQQSGDALNQERIVEFEKQTPRKGYGDDLQRYKSVKGLRDQILSSSRTGSAGEFPSPVRQLAQSRHPNDPVQLVQERLPVVQGSGSKSRLVEARGEGQMVRRSRR
- the LOC108192905 gene encoding uncharacterized protein LOC108192905 isoform X2, whose amino-acid sequence is MDRSVAGSIQRRTPSVSQRHRLSLETVGQVDSRSSASLMEIETRSQAQTPSGPAIGVRTRLKDVSNALTTSRELLKIIVRIWSHNDPPTSSASLVSALHAELERTRLQVNRLIKEQLSEQNEINFMVKCFAKEKASWKSKQQQAVEAAIESIAGELDMERKLRRRSESFNKKLGRELADTKALLLKTVKDLESEKRAREVLEQVCDELAADIGGDRAEVEVLKRESAKAHEEVEREREMLQLADKLREERVQMKLSEAKHQFEEKNAVVDKLRNQLEAFLRPKKPKKKGARPVTTGDNDEIPTYLKRMNFDFDQNDDKDDGEVENEIDTDEDSRESDLHSIELNMDNNNKSFKWNHTSTTAHDTRRVSVDDKMRGRNSISGDVPRKITLIQRSVSDGVEWGGHTKTMQQSGDALNQERIVEFEKQTPRKGYGDDLQRYKSVKGLRDQILSSSRTGSAGEFPSPVRQLAQSRHPNDPVQLVQERLPVVQGSGSKSRLVEARGEGQMVRRSRR
- the LOC108225087 gene encoding UPF0496 protein At3g19330 codes for the protein MLHCLRPTPLATARNLHPLSPHLQGTSDEGTPGSSDQLSPTVNLSNAYKSAVQTTSYGEIRSKLYPDNSDLQEVESQHLDGQEEGQILEDVLNPNRECVQEALESAKNSTLTRLISSYFEQSEQTSRFCLLLHHGLQRARSHYTPLHKLIAVLPLDSDSEFLNQSQCDQAFKVFLEFDLLDNPFPNPDLHNFDEMRNSFSQLKRQLDSCLLKSRSRIRLVRRATVGCAICLIGTVVGVTLSAVAIATHALVALVACPLCSTFLPSNVTKKELAHMALLDAAAKNTYVLLNDLDTIDRLVARLHTEIEGDKLLIRLGLERGSDRHAIQEVAKQLYKNHLNFLRQLSDLEEHLCLCFAAINRARALLVQEIHLHQIHLS